In Procambarus clarkii isolate CNS0578487 chromosome 13, FALCON_Pclarkii_2.0, whole genome shotgun sequence, the genomic stretch cagaacgtacttctcagcctactatgcaaggcctgatttgcctaataagccaagttttcctgaattaatatattttctctattttttttcttatgaaatgataaaactacccatttcaatatgtatgaggtcaatttttttttatttgagttaaaattaacgtagatatatgaccgaacctaaccaaccctacctaacctaacctaacctatctttataggttaggttaggttaggtagccgaaaacgttaggttaggttaggttaggtaggttaggtagtcggataaacattaattcatgaaaactaggcttattaggcaaatcgggccttgcatagtaggctgagaagtgagttctggctactaggtacgacatatatatatatatatatatatatatatatatatatatatatatatatatatatatatatatatatatatatatatatatatatatatatatgtcgtacctagtagccagaactcacttctcagcctactatgcaaggcccgatttgcctaataagccaagttttcatgaattaattgtttttcgactacctaacctacctaacctaacctaacctaactttttcggctacctaaccaaacctaacctataaagatagcttaggttaggttaggtagggttggttaggttcggtcatatatctacgttaattttaactccaataaaaaaaaaattgacctcatacataatgaaatgggtagctttatcatttcataagaaaaaaattagaaaaactatattaattcaggaaaacttggcttataaggcaaatcgggccttgaatagtaggccaaaaagtgagttctggctactaggtacgacaatttACACTTCATGCAATTTACACTTCATGTTAATTTTTTGTTCATAgaaaaaactaaacaaaaaactaaattatattttgtttttctATAATGCAAAACATTTTCCTACAATATAGATCAATCATTTGTTCATATAGACATATAAAAAAGAAATGATTTATGACTATAAATAACTACACAATGTAGTAATGTTTTTAAACTTTTTATAAACTGTGGTACTTTGGATGCCCACCATTATTTATCTaatttgcagacgaggagtcacaataacgtggctgaaatatgttgaccaaaccacacactaaaaagtgaagggacgacgatgtttcggtccgtccttttcaagtcgattgtaagaATGCATTTCTCACAATCTGAGAAATGAATGAaaatacacaatcgacttgagaatggtccaggacggaccgaaacgtcatcgtcccttcactttctaatgtgtgggttGGTCAACAACTACCCGTATGTAATAGGGGGTGGGAAAGACCACGCTACCTATGCTCATCGCTGGCCTGTACCAAGCACACATTCTTTACATAAAATACCTACGTGAAACATACTTTTGTATGCTGCCTCGAACCAGGCCAGTATTCATGCAACTGGTGTGCTGCAGTAATAATACCTAGTGCCTCTTGTGGCCAAGCACAACCACAGAAGTACCCACCATACACCTGCCATCCTGGGAGGTTCTGTAGCTGGAATACTTTTGTACGTAGAAGCTAATAATATGAAAACAAGGCACATAGACTCAGCTTTGCCCCAAATACACAATCAATATACAGAAGTTTACTATTAAAAGAACAATACTGCATGGAAAAGTTTAATGTAACACAGAGATGGtgctttgcaacactgctaaaggaaGTTCTACATTAATTACATTTTTAAAATCTACTTGTTAAATGGTAAACTGTCTCCAACAGATTCTAGTCTTTCAAAATTACCTGTTGACGATTTCGAAAGTTCTTCCACTTccacagccttccctggtgaatgCCTCGTGTGTAAAACTATTTTATGTCTTCGTAGTTCGGAGGCTCACATAGCCATTCTTGTCGTAACGCCAGCGGAAACTTATCCAATTCCCTGTTTAAAGCTCCCATTGTTGTTCCAGCGGCATTTCTTATATTGTTTGGTAACAGATTGAAAATGTGTTTCTGATGTTTACACTGTTCTCTTACTGCACTTATGGCACACTTGCTTTTCATAGGATGTGTTTTACACTTCCTGTCACATCTCTTATTCATTCTGCTACACTGGTCATGTACACTGATGGCTTCATACTGCTACACTGCTCATGTACACTGATGGCTCCCTGCACCACTCCACTGGTGTAACTGAAGGTACTGAAGGTCCTGATAGTGAGTGATGGCTCATATTTTGAGTAGGAAGTCCGCATACACAACTGGGCCCCTTCCATTCAGACCGAACTACTAGTCATACTTCTTGCTCTCAAATACGTACATTTCAAAACTTCACACATTAACTGAAAATGATTCTTTATCATCCTTATTTGCACTCAGTTTTTTATGATACAATTGTAATACGCTTGTGTCTGAAGATAGACACAAATACctgtacaacaaaattattagtgATAGTAAGAGTCCATTTCACGTAATTATCCACGTATAATTacgtaagtgtagttaaaggatgagacaccactacgctcgtggtgttcgtCTGTCATATGACGCTTTGAGGAGGGTCGAAATAGCCTAAGATACTCTGTCCTTTTGACAtgtatcttattgtctcaataaacgtacttgaacttgacgcTTTTGAAACCACCGAcggttttggcatccaccaccttctcacttaactgttccaaccactgtttgcaaaagaaaactttttaaTGTTCTCTTGGCAGCTTTTTTTTTTAGCTTGAGTCTGTtacttcttgttcttgaagatGCAGATTTCAAGAATTCTGCATTgtcaattttgtcgattcctgttactattttgtatgtagtgatcatatcaccccttTTTCTTTTTATCTTCTAGGTTTGGTATATTAATACCTTTAGCCTCTCTTCATAGCTCTTGTTTCTCAGTTCCAGAACTAGTTACATATCTTTGCACTTTTTCCAATTTATTGATGTCCTCCTTGAGAtaagggcaccatacaactgctgcgtaTTCCTATTTTGGCCTCACGAAGGTCACCAATGATTTCTTAAATATTTTGCCATCCAAGTATTTAAAAgtgattctgaagttggaaactATAGTATAGCCTCCTTGCACAATGGCCATCTTACATTGACTTCTGAATGCTTATAATGGATGAATTAGCCAAAGACTCTGTCTTTGAAGACGTTGATTATAACCTTGGAATGCCTATAAGCAACTTAAGAACAAAAATATACCAAGAACTTCACCGAAACCTTGTAGatatgaggcaaagtgaaatctacACTAGCAATTCCATCTATCATTATACTGTTATGCAAGAAAAGCCACATATCTGTTGATCACCAAATAATATCAGCAGACTccgagatgttactactgctcggtttAGATTAAAGTATCTGTGGGAGTTTGCATtacctgccgatgtagacctgaacaAATGCAAATTGTGCCAGTAAAATTATTCACACATCTTGCATCACTGTGGAGTGTGAAAAAGATATATGAATTCAGAGACAGTTcaataacaaatgttcaagaaatgtgtaaatatttcattcaaaatgatctacaAGAAATTTTAGGCAAATATCCTCAGTTGGCTAATTGTTGTAAGTAAATGTGGATGATTACAACCTTTACACTGCCCCCCCACTGgattggggggtggtggtgtgcatGTAAAGCAATCAAATTATGAAACTAGCTCACCACAAATGTAAGTTGCTGAATTTAGAAACTACTTGTGGTCATTCTTGATGGCATTGTTGATACAAACATTAAACTGTGTAACTAACTTATCCAAATTAATTTTGGGGTTCAGTACCTGAGCCCATTTGTCTCAACTTTTTGCAATACCGCCCACAGTAtgggtacataataaatgaatAACTTAAACTATCGTCTCTCATTGTATTATGTTGTAATTTTATTGTGCTGGTTTAATACCTGATCTTCCATGTTTATAAAATACAGTACCTCTCTCGACTTTATTCCAAAAAATAGTCTAAGTGCTTTGAGTCAGTCCCAGTAGTTTAAACTACATGTGAAAATTCAGGTTATTTAGATTTCTGTACGATTCAAATCAGAGAGAATATTTCATTGAAGTAAATTAACTCAAAACTATCTGTGTCGAAGTGAAGTCCAATATTCCCCTCCTCCTTCCAGTCATCAGGTGCATATCTCTCTCTCAGATGAAGGATATAAAACATGAGAGCAATTGTGACATTTTCTATTAAACTTAATTTAATTTCTACAGAACTTACATTtctgtaatttatgacagaaatgAAGTACAACATATGATATATTACTGAGTGAAGGTTTACAGATTTCATACAGAAAGAAAAAGAAGTGATGATCAGTAAAAGTAGCAGCTActctgcgcgcacacacacaaataacccacacaTGTTTTTCACATAAAACAACCTAATTAGCTGCCTTACAGTTACAGCTCTACTGTACTGAAGGTGCTATCAACAAAAATCACTAATAACTATCAATGGCCAAGTTATGACGTCAATTAGTTTGTTATTTTTACATTGGCAAAAGGTTTattttcttgaagaaaactactgAAGTTGTAAATTCTTTTCTTTACCAATGCTCACATTACAATAATTTGAGATCAATGTTCTTTGACTATCACATCAGATTTCAATGCAGGTCAATGAACTATCAACACTTCAGGGAATAACTTCACACAGCCAACAGTCGCATTATATAACAACTTGTAGACTATCAGTACTGTATTTTCACAATAAAACACACATTGAACAATGCCTCATTAGCCAGACTTCTTGTATAGTACTATggtagtacagtatatataaaagtaAGAACTATATGTACAGTACAATGATCATAAACTTTATTTACGGAATGAGCTAATGACAAGTCTTCGTTTTGTTTTGTGGAATGCCAGAAATGTTTTACTAGCTCGACAGAAAGCCCTTGCAAGACACGTCGGAAATATCTTGCTTGGTCCCTAATACTGTATGCCATgccatttatttttaattttcgtCAGCTATAAGTATATGGCATTATTACTTGTGCCTGACCTCAAGTAGTAATTAATAGTTTTATTCTTCTTAAGGTGCTATCAACAAGAATTCACTAAAACTATCAATGCTCCAGAAATATAAGTTATTACATTACCAGTAACTCTTGTCCATAAATTTAATGACTTGTATGCTTACACCAGTGAGCACTATGTTGCCAAAACAATGTATCTCACATTTAGAACCTGCATTGTTATTTTTagcataaattaaataaaaataattcaCATTTAATTTATTTCTACAAAATGTGCCAAAGACATAAATAGAATATAAATCTAATCCTTAATCACTAAGTAAAGGCTTAGGATAATGGACAATATGCCAGAAGAGGAGCCACACCGGCAGGAGACACTGAGTGGCCACTTGGAACACccagttggagtagatgaggccgTCCACGACACTGTACATGAGCGCTCGCTTTGTGGCCACATATGACTTCCACAACAACTTGCCGACAGGCAGGTCACCAAAATTATTCCAAGTGTCCAGCATAACGAACAAGAAGAGCATAGACATCGGGTGAACCAAGATGAGAATGAACGATTTTAACCACAACTTCACtctgaaataaaaaaaaacaaatgttCTTTGTATATTATTTATTTCTGGACAATATACTGATGATTTCATTTATTGAAAGTGTTTCAAGCAATATTTTAAGAACCCTAATCTGCAAATTTCTCATATTTAGATCTGTTCATGGAAGTCTTGAACAGGTCTAAATATCTCACTCTTTTCACCTAAACATCCCTctcccacaaaaaaaaaaatgttttgcaAACTTAAATAATTTTTCACTTATTAGTGAATTTCACCTGTAATTTCTCAAACCTCTCAAGGTTACAATAAACAAGTCTCACCTGCTTTGGGATGGAGAGACGATAAAAGCTATTGGTGTAAAGGAAATAGTGATAATCAGTGCTAGAGAAAAGTTATAAACTGCACCAGCAAACAGCAGGACACCCAACTCTAATACAGCAAAGATTTTCACTATCTCCCAACTACGTTCTTGTAAATTCATATACCTGCAAAATGAAGAATTTTTATGTTACTAATATTGCATGCTGGTGATATAATGTGAAAAATATCATATTTGCTTCAATTATATTTGGTAGAAAAACAATAAATCCTTTCCACACAAGTATTTGTTCAACAAAGCCTTTCCTTTCTGAACTAtgttcccccagttctagagactatgaagaatactggtgacacaccaggcaCTAGGTGATTTTCCCTGTGATAACTATGAAGATGTTTGTCACATAGTTAGGGCAGGCCTCACAATTTCAATGAGTGTGCATGTAATGAATGTATTGTTATGCTGTTTTGTCTTATAATGAACAGCCTCTGGGTGGTGAATTGAGATAACGTATTCTCTATTGTTTCCCTGCCCCAACAACACGACTAGACCACTTGCAAAGTTACCTGGCACCCTTGTATTAACGCTccgaccacttgggctggacagtagagcgacggtctcatttcatgaaggtcggcgttcaatacccgaccatcaaagtggttggacaccattcctttcccctgccccatcccaaatcctaatcctgaccccttctaagtgctatatagttgtaacggCTTGGAGTTTTTCCCTAATAATTCCCTTCCCAACCTTGTATTAACACTGATATCAATTTACTCAAGATAGATTAATTGTAATAATATTACACCAAGACTTCTCAGGTCAGTTCAGATATTATTTCTGCATGACAAATATTAAAACTCCCATTCAAACCAATTTTATTATTCTAATTTCCCCACCAAAGATATTACTGCTACTCAAACTGTTAACTACTCTATCAGGAGCATATCTGACAGTACTGTAATGTTAAAATAAAAGATTTGTTCCAAATCTGACTTCAAACTTGATACTCAAAGTTACTTAAAACATTGGCCTTTTTTCTTCCATTATAAAGCCTTAAATATTTCAAATAGCTTCACACAGAGCCATTCACAAGTAGTGTATTCTACTTCCATAAGATACAGCCCAGCTTACCTGTTTAAACAAAAAGGTAGCATCAATAAAGTTAAGCAGAAAGCGGAAATTCCTAGAAAAATGCTGTCCTCCGCAGACAGTGCCATGAGCAGGCCACATCGAGACAGCAGGGAAGGGCCACAGGCCAGGGCCACACTTGCCATGTGCATCAacaccaccagaggcacacaccccagtacaccataATCAATCTGTcgtcaaaaaaaaaaatggataatACATAGATAACATTTGAATATATAACTTAATAAATCAATCCTCAGACAATATAACATAAGGTACAGTATTATGATTATAATCTAAaatgccaacacacacacatacatgttaaAGACTTGTGTTCCCAGCATGCCCTAACCTAATCCAGCCAAAACACAAGTGAGAATGGACAAGGGCATACCCATAACCATATATGGTTATAACaatagctaaaaaaaaaaaaaaaaggagtctATGAAGCCAAGTATTACTTGGAAGATGCATTTTGAATAGATAAATGAATCCTCGAATGGTCATTCTAACTTAGTTGAGAATTCTTCAGTGTCTTCCTTGCACCCCATGCACCACTGGAGATGAGATGTCACTGGCCAGGCAGGAATTTAGCTGTGTTCTTGTGCACCTAGGAACTGACTAATGGGGTAACAAAGTTGTTTAAGTACAGAAACAAAACAACAAAAATGGagaaaaaactagaaaatatagcACTAAAGAGCTGTGTGATGTCCAACTCAACAGTGACATTTCACATGACTGAGACGTTACACACGAGATTCTGTATGTACTGTATATTGTGCAACTGCATACTGAAGAAATTCCTGCGTTAATTAACCTTACCTTCTTTTTGGCTTGTTTGTTTTGGAGCTGCTTCTCTGCTGCACAGCTGGTGGagtaccacagagccagggccttcACTAGGACGCCCCCTGCTATCATGCCAAATGGAGGCATGTAAACACCTGTCGGAATAACATGTAGTGTCACTGCGTGGAGAGACAAGGTCAACCTGGGCACCCTTGCTCAAACATGCTACAAAGTAACCAAAGGATCAAATAGTTAGGctgcctcctttacaacactggtGGAACACATCTTACACAACACTGGTGGAGCATATCTTACACAGACTTATAACTGTTCCTACAATAACAGACTTTTTTACAACAAATTTGTACAACAAAATTCTACACTACTATATTTTTTGCCTTGAAAAATAAGTTTTCTTACACTGAATGAATTAACAATCTTTAATCAGAATGATCTTACAACACTTTACCTATTGAGATGTATCTATTTGTAGCTGGTAGAAGATAGAAGAAGAATGACTGGTGGAAACGCTCCAAAAGATTGTTGAGAGAGCGGCAGACACCCTCGAGGACACGGCCTAGCTGGTGAAGGGAGACACTGCGCCACCCTCGACCTTGTTGTTGCTGACCTTCCACCGTCACAGCAGCTATACCATACCTGCCCCAAAAGTCAGTTTTATGTATAACAATTATGTATTACCAAGGTGTGCTTCACAAACAACCATGGTTGTCTATGAAACACACCATGATTTCCCATGTTGGTCATTATATTGTAAAGAGGTTATATGTCAAACCAAAATCATAATATTTAAAGCATTAAAAACTGAACTCCATAAGCTACCTGTGAAATAAACCATGATTGCCTGTTGGAACTCCCGATGCTTGCGAAGCAACCATAGACAAGAGCGTCTGCAACTGATGTACCCAACCGTGGAATGTCTCTGGACGAGGATGATCACCCTGGACACATCACAAACTTTATACGTTGCATTCAAGTCAAATCAATATAAACAAATAATGCATTATAATGTAGTAGTTATATTATTAAGTTATTTGGACCACTACATCAAACTTCAGTACTCTATAAACACATCAGTTATCTGCTTTATTCAGAACCACTCTGCATGAAACATTACATGAACATGTCTGGTTTGAATAAGAGCACAACTTTAACTTACAATGATGACACACATCTGAATTTTTTGCACAAATGTTACAAATTCAGCACTACGAGTATCCAGGGCAATTAGATATTGTATGTGAAATACTGTGCAGTAATGTACGGTACCTTTATTCTAAGCCATGATATAACATACTTAATGAGTATATAGTACATGATATATGATAGAAAAGAGCCTTATTTATACAAGTACAATATGTAAAGTACTGTACAAGATATCTAAGATGTTTTAAATATACAACTTAATGAGAACACAAACGAATAAATCAGAATAAGCCATTAACAGTTCAGAAACAAAACTATGATATTTACCCGGTTTTTAAAAGTATGATGAACATTTTCTCTCTGGCACAGACGGTGAATGAGATTGACAAGATCAAGATTTGGCAGCTGGCCGTTAAGACCCTCCACCTTCAcatccacgtgactcacatgtgaACTGTGAAGCTCCAGGTTTATGGCTGCCTGCAATTATAATTAACTTTTGTTGTCATTTATCCCCAACATTTAGGCCCCAACACTGATGCTTATGAAGATAGTAAAAGTGTTACTATGCAATGGAGTTATATCAGAAAATCATACTaatacagtgacacctcggcttatgaatgcccctctttacaaaCTTTTCGGGTTACAAGCCCAATTTCTTCATAAAATCTGAATCGGGTTACGAACTTGCCTTGGGtaacagtttgttgatatgcataTGGCCAACCTAGCGCATAGTGGTATGGCAACCGCACCTCAGTTTACGAGTGCCTCTCACCTAGTAACAATcgtgcctgaattctttgtaaagaatttcagtgtTTTTTGGATTTTTgagtatttgaacataaaagtaattattatatatctcgtcatgggtcccaagaaaatcagtggtaaagttcaacctaagaaaatagttgtaagtagaggcagtagaggattccCCTTCCTTATtacgaaaatgtgtgaagtatgggaagaactgcaaaattTTGTTGAaacaactcacccagataaagctataGCAGGCTGTTGCACTGacctgaccttttaaatgacaatgtgatgtctcattacagacaagtgttaaaatgtagggaaaaacaagtgactTTAGACAGAATCTTAGTAAGACAAACAAGCAATGAGCCACAACCACGTCCTAGTAGTACTtctgcaaaatgtaggagagagtacccccagaaaagtcatcactgcctgatgttataatggaaggggactccccttccaaacactaacacctctcctcctttccCCATGCACCAACAAGACTCTTCAATAAAAGTAAGCAATAACTTGTAAATACTTTAGTACTAAAGATTTGGTTGAATTAGGTGTAAAATTTACtttaaagttaatatttttgggagtgtggaacgaattaattcaatttacattactatatttcttatgggaaaattc encodes the following:
- the GAA1 gene encoding glycosylphosphatidylinositol anchor attachment 1 protein, with the protein product MGLLTDPGMERSKLPALLDKYHRPICIFLYVAGIVWFVALAHNSLNHGTYFSENALLPGLVQGDFHGDSQAVQYLESLTEEAEKHTSSMPYAWLAAHFTQLGLDTFTHNFTLHYPLGKDKIFSGKNVYGILRAPRGSSTEAVVVSAPYRPPSSVLQGTAPSIALMLAMAHFFSKQVYWAKDLIFLVTEHEQLGAQAWLQAYHRTQSGAGVLDHGDLEGRAGAIQAAINLELHSSHVSHVDVKVEGLNGQLPNLDLVNLIHRLCQRENVHHTFKNRGDHPRPETFHGWVHQLQTLLSMVASQASGVPTGNHGLFHRYGIAAVTVEGQQQQGRGWRSVSLHQLGRVLEGVCRSLNNLLERFHQSFFFYLLPATNRYISIGVYMPPFGMIAGGVLVKALALWYSTSCAAEKQLQNKQAKKKIDYGVLGCVPLVVLMHMASVALACGPSLLSRCGLLMALSAEDSIFLGISAFCLTLLMLPFCLNRYMNLQERSWEIVKIFAVLELGVLLFAGAVYNFSLALIITISFTPIAFIVSPSQSRVKLWLKSFILILVHPMSMLFLFVMLDTWNNFGDLPVGKLLWKSYVATKRALMYSVVDGLIYSNWVFQVATQCLLPVWLLFWHIVHYPKPLLSD